The Saxibacter everestensis genome has a window encoding:
- a CDS encoding UbiD family decarboxylase: MIADTQDLHVLLDAYRRTHPEDVLIIEEKVSPEEGVTGLIYELRDQGRSPVVWCEELGIGAPVVSNMFASRERIARLLGTNVAGLHERYHQLASNPRPMRVVETGPILDLVEDDVHLDTVPMIKHFASDRGPYVTSGIIVAEDPDTGVGNLSYHRSMKHSDTELATSLHSRGDLWRMLQKYRERGEQMPVAMVIGGHPLLMLAASSRVGYDVDEREIAGGLLGDSLDVVRTPRWGIKVPASADLVLEGVIDPEARAEEGPFGEFSGYSSNRSTNNVFRVDTVLRRRDALLLDVEGGNTDEHLNLARIPRESEMAEKLKARFPDVTAVHYPTSGTHFHCYVGLRQRRPGQARQVMLGLLGWDPYVKTVIAVDDDIDVSQDGEVLWALATHFQPHRDLFVIDGLPGSPLDPSSTADGTTSRLALDATRGPDFDGARIVISDQARERARHILASAQAVPPLNKTQPTSDETSSGGQS, encoded by the coding sequence ATGATCGCCGATACCCAGGATCTCCACGTTCTGCTCGACGCATATCGCCGGACCCATCCGGAGGACGTGCTGATCATCGAGGAAAAGGTGTCTCCCGAGGAGGGCGTCACCGGATTGATCTACGAACTGCGCGACCAGGGCCGGTCCCCGGTGGTGTGGTGCGAGGAGCTGGGCATCGGCGCTCCCGTTGTGAGCAACATGTTCGCCTCACGGGAGCGGATCGCTCGGCTGCTCGGCACCAACGTGGCGGGACTGCACGAGCGGTATCACCAGCTTGCCAGCAACCCACGCCCGATGCGGGTCGTCGAGACCGGACCGATCCTCGACCTGGTCGAAGACGACGTCCACCTGGACACCGTGCCAATGATCAAACACTTCGCGTCCGACCGCGGCCCCTACGTCACGAGCGGGATAATCGTTGCCGAGGACCCGGACACCGGCGTCGGCAACCTGAGCTATCACCGTTCAATGAAGCACAGTGACACGGAGCTGGCAACCAGCCTGCACTCCCGTGGCGACCTCTGGCGGATGCTGCAGAAGTACCGCGAACGCGGTGAGCAGATGCCGGTTGCCATGGTGATCGGGGGCCATCCGCTCTTAATGCTCGCGGCGTCTTCCAGGGTCGGGTATGACGTCGACGAACGGGAGATCGCCGGCGGCCTGCTCGGCGACTCGCTCGATGTCGTCCGTACCCCCCGGTGGGGGATCAAGGTGCCGGCCAGCGCCGACCTGGTGTTGGAGGGCGTGATCGATCCGGAGGCCAGGGCCGAAGAGGGCCCGTTCGGCGAATTCTCCGGCTACTCATCGAACCGGTCGACGAACAACGTGTTCCGGGTGGACACCGTGCTTCGCCGCCGGGACGCTCTGCTGCTCGACGTTGAGGGCGGCAACACCGACGAACATCTCAACCTGGCCCGCATTCCGCGAGAATCGGAAATGGCAGAGAAGCTCAAGGCTCGTTTCCCGGACGTGACGGCCGTGCATTACCCGACATCCGGAACCCATTTCCACTGCTATGTCGGTCTTCGTCAACGCCGGCCCGGCCAGGCACGCCAGGTGATGTTAGGCCTGCTCGGCTGGGATCCGTACGTCAAGACGGTGATTGCGGTCGACGACGACATAGACGTCAGCCAGGATGGCGAGGTGCTGTGGGCGTTGGCCACACATTTCCAGCCCCACCGCGACCTATTCGTCATCGACGGGCTGCCCGGATCGCCGCTGGACCCGTCGTCCACCGCCGACGGCACGACTTCGCGGTTGGCACTCGACGCGACCCGCGGCCCGGACTTCGACGGCGCCCGGATCGTAATTTCCGACCAGGCACGAGAGCGCGCCCGGCACATCCTGGCCTCCGCGCAAGCCGTGCCCCCGCTGAACAAGACCCAACCCACGTCAGATGAAACCAGTTCGGGAGGACAATCATGA
- a CDS encoding 8-oxoguanine deaminase codes for MTQPSRLWIKNPLDTFTGNDLDASGGIVIEDGRIAEVLGSGRHPAVPCEQVFDASQHVLLPGLINSHHHFYQTLTRAWTPVVNTPLFPWLQNLYPVWARLTPKDLELATKVALAELLLSGCTTAADHHYLFPGGLEQAIDVQVDVVRQLGMRATLTRGSMSLGEAEGGLPPQSTVQAPDVILADSERLVREYHEPGDGAAIQIALAPCSPFSVTTDIMSASAELARTLDVRLHTHLAETLDEEEFCREMFGLRTVDYLEHVGWLTDRTWLGHGIHFDDDEVARLGAAGTAVAHCPTSNMRLASGIARAVELEDAGVPVGLGVDGSASNDASNMILEARQALYLQRLRYGAESVTVDRALGWATRGSARALGRPDLGELAPGKQADLAMFRLDELRFSGSHDPLSALLLCGADRADRVMVGGAWRVVDGTLPDVDLQQLIAEHSAAARRLVSG; via the coding sequence ATGACTCAACCATCCCGGCTCTGGATCAAGAATCCACTGGACACCTTCACCGGAAACGATCTCGATGCCTCCGGAGGCATCGTTATCGAAGACGGGCGAATTGCCGAAGTGCTCGGCTCAGGCCGGCATCCGGCCGTGCCCTGTGAGCAGGTATTCGATGCCAGTCAGCACGTGCTGTTGCCCGGCCTGATCAATAGCCATCACCACTTCTATCAGACGCTGACCCGGGCCTGGACGCCGGTAGTCAACACCCCGCTCTTCCCGTGGCTGCAAAACCTCTATCCGGTCTGGGCCCGGCTCACGCCGAAGGATCTGGAGCTTGCAACCAAGGTGGCGTTGGCGGAGTTGCTGCTGTCCGGCTGCACCACAGCGGCCGATCACCACTACCTTTTTCCCGGCGGCCTCGAGCAGGCGATTGACGTCCAGGTCGATGTGGTGCGGCAACTGGGGATGCGCGCGACGCTCACCCGTGGGTCGATGAGTCTTGGTGAGGCCGAAGGAGGATTGCCGCCGCAGTCGACCGTGCAGGCCCCGGACGTCATCCTCGCCGACAGTGAGCGTCTGGTGCGGGAGTACCACGAACCGGGTGATGGCGCGGCCATCCAGATCGCGCTCGCCCCCTGTTCGCCGTTCTCCGTGACGACCGACATCATGTCCGCGAGCGCGGAACTGGCGAGGACCCTGGATGTCCGGCTGCACACGCATCTGGCCGAGACCCTCGACGAGGAGGAGTTCTGCCGTGAGATGTTCGGGCTGCGCACCGTCGACTACCTGGAACACGTCGGCTGGCTGACCGATCGAACCTGGCTGGGGCACGGCATCCACTTCGATGACGACGAAGTGGCGCGCCTCGGTGCTGCCGGCACCGCAGTCGCACACTGTCCGACATCGAATATGCGGCTAGCCTCCGGGATTGCCCGGGCGGTGGAGCTCGAAGATGCCGGCGTGCCGGTGGGCCTGGGAGTCGATGGCTCGGCGTCGAACGACGCGTCCAACATGATTTTGGAGGCGAGGCAGGCGCTGTACCTGCAACGCCTGCGGTACGGCGCCGAGTCGGTGACCGTTGATCGCGCACTCGGCTGGGCCACCCGCGGTTCAGCGCGGGCGCTCGGCCGGCCAGACCTGGGCGAACTCGCACCGGGCAAGCAGGCGGACCTTGCCATGTTCCGGCTCGACGAGCTGCGATTTTCCGGAAGCCACGACCCGCTGTCCGCCCTGTTGTTGTGCGGCGCGGATCGAGCCGACCGGGTTATGGTCGGCGGGGCCTGGCGGGTCGTCGACGGAACGCTGCCCGATGTCGATCTGCAGCAGCTCATCGCCGAGCACTCGGCGGCAGCTCGAAGGTTGGTGTCGGGCTGA
- the uraD gene encoding 2-oxo-4-hydroxy-4-carboxy-5-ureidoimidazoline decarboxylase: MNLSEFNAAPAQDARALLLPCLDVERWAADVVDRRPFAARSDVLESARAAARPFTDAEIEGALVHHPRIGDRAAGAGQEAKMSRAEQSGVDPADAEVADELKRGNLAYEQKFGHVFLIRAAGRSADEILAALNSRLLNSPAQEREIMAEQLREIAVLRLEGALQE; encoded by the coding sequence TTGAACCTTTCGGAGTTCAACGCGGCGCCGGCGCAAGACGCTCGCGCGCTTTTGCTGCCGTGTCTGGATGTCGAGCGCTGGGCGGCCGACGTCGTGGACCGCCGTCCGTTCGCAGCACGCTCTGACGTGCTCGAATCGGCACGAGCCGCGGCTCGGCCGTTCACCGATGCCGAGATCGAGGGCGCGCTGGTTCACCACCCGAGAATCGGCGATCGAGCGGCCGGTGCGGGACAAGAAGCCAAGATGTCACGCGCAGAGCAGTCCGGCGTCGATCCGGCCGATGCCGAGGTCGCGGATGAGCTGAAGCGCGGAAATCTGGCCTACGAGCAGAAATTCGGCCATGTCTTCCTGATCCGTGCTGCCGGTCGGAGTGCCGATGAGATTCTGGCCGCGCTCAACAGCCGGCTGTTGAATTCGCCCGCGCAGGAGCGGGAGATCATGGCCGAACAATTACGCGAGATTGCCGTTTTGCGGTTGGAAGGAGCCCTGCAGGAATGA
- the pucL gene encoding factor-independent urate hydroxylase, producing MSAQNIVLGANQYGKAEVRLVRITRDAPRHQIEDLSVTSQLRGDFADAHLTGDNAHVVATDTQKNTVYAFAKDGVGTPEEFLLRLGSHFVDSFDWVDGGRWAAEKYQWDRIEVGGQGHDHSFVKAGTETRTAVVTIDKGKPTVISGLQDLSVLKSTGSEFTGYPKDQYTTLKETTDRILATSVTSRWRYNTLDVDYDKSFDDVRRTMLEAFATTHSLALQQSLFEMGKQVLAAHEEIDEIKFSMPNLHHFLVDLSPFELENPNEVFYAADRPYGLIEATVQREGAADAGRAWEGIAGFC from the coding sequence ATGTCAGCGCAAAACATCGTGCTGGGAGCCAACCAGTACGGAAAGGCCGAGGTGCGCCTCGTCCGGATCACCCGTGACGCGCCACGTCACCAGATCGAAGACCTCAGCGTGACGTCCCAGCTCCGGGGCGATTTCGCCGACGCGCACCTCACCGGTGACAACGCCCACGTGGTGGCCACCGATACACAGAAGAACACTGTCTATGCCTTCGCCAAAGACGGCGTCGGAACGCCGGAAGAGTTCCTGCTGCGACTCGGCAGCCACTTCGTAGACAGCTTCGACTGGGTCGATGGCGGTCGCTGGGCAGCCGAGAAGTATCAGTGGGATCGCATCGAGGTCGGCGGGCAGGGACACGACCATTCCTTCGTGAAGGCCGGCACCGAAACCCGGACCGCCGTCGTCACTATCGACAAGGGCAAGCCGACCGTCATCTCGGGCCTGCAAGACCTGTCCGTGCTCAAGTCGACCGGTTCTGAATTCACCGGTTACCCCAAGGATCAGTACACGACGCTGAAGGAGACGACGGATCGCATTCTGGCGACATCGGTCACCAGCCGGTGGCGGTACAACACCCTCGATGTCGACTACGACAAGTCGTTCGACGATGTGCGCCGGACCATGCTCGAGGCCTTCGCGACAACTCATTCCCTCGCCTTGCAGCAGTCACTGTTCGAAATGGGCAAGCAGGTGCTCGCCGCGCACGAGGAGATTGACGAGATCAAGTTCTCGATGCCGAACCTGCACCACTTCCTTGTCGATCTCTCGCCGTTCGAGCTGGAGAACCCGAACGAGGTTTTCTACGCCGCCGACCGGCCGTATGGCCTGATCGAGGCAACAGTTCAGCGTGAAGGTGCAGCCGACGCCGGCCGCGCCTGGGAAGGCATAGCAGGTTTCTGCTAG
- a CDS encoding nucleobase:cation symporter-2 family protein codes for MRNKLRPKGRPEDEKLSVGATFAYGFQHVLTMYGGIIAPPLIIGAAAGMPSTEIGVLIAACLFMGGLATLLQTIGVPFFGSQLPLVQGVSFSGVATMVAILDSGGGIQSIFGSVIAASILGLLIAPIFSKVIKFFPPVVTGTVITTIGLTLMPVAANWAMGGNSEAEGYGSMANVGLAGLTLVIVLLLSKVGSATISRLSILLAMVIGTVIAAAVGMADFSAVPDGDIVAFPTPFAFGMPTFHIAAIISMFIVILVTLTETSADIIAVGEIVDTKVDSRRIAAGLRADMLSSAVSPVFNSFTQSAFAQNVGLVAITGVRSRWVVSAGGLILVILGLLPILGRVVAAVPTSVLGGAGVVLFGTVAASGIRTLAKVEYRNNMNLVVVATSIGFGMIPIAAPTFYDKFPDWFSTIFHSGISSAAIMAILLNLLFNHLKFGNSDKQSVFVAGTGRVVSEADLAALADGDRFEGGKLIDANGVEVAVESAEPVDAESPAAARSGGVPAADEKSDPEVPVRPERTT; via the coding sequence ATGCGCAACAAACTACGGCCCAAGGGTCGGCCGGAGGACGAAAAACTGTCCGTCGGCGCCACATTCGCCTACGGGTTCCAGCATGTGCTCACCATGTACGGCGGGATCATCGCCCCGCCGCTGATCATCGGCGCGGCGGCGGGCATGCCGTCAACGGAGATCGGCGTGCTGATCGCGGCGTGTCTCTTCATGGGCGGCCTGGCAACTCTGCTGCAGACCATCGGAGTGCCGTTCTTCGGTTCGCAGCTTCCGTTGGTCCAGGGCGTTTCGTTCTCCGGCGTGGCGACCATGGTGGCCATTCTCGACTCCGGCGGGGGTATCCAGTCGATCTTCGGCTCGGTGATAGCTGCCTCGATACTCGGTCTGCTTATCGCCCCGATCTTTTCCAAGGTGATCAAGTTCTTCCCGCCGGTGGTCACCGGAACGGTGATCACCACGATCGGGCTTACCCTGATGCCGGTCGCGGCGAACTGGGCGATGGGTGGCAACAGCGAGGCTGAAGGTTACGGCAGCATGGCCAACGTCGGGCTGGCCGGTCTGACCCTGGTGATCGTGCTGCTGCTGAGCAAGGTCGGCAGCGCCACCATCTCCCGGCTGTCTATCCTGCTGGCGATGGTGATTGGCACGGTTATCGCCGCGGCTGTCGGGATGGCGGATTTCTCGGCCGTGCCGGACGGCGACATCGTTGCCTTCCCGACGCCGTTCGCCTTCGGGATGCCGACCTTCCATATTGCCGCGATCATCTCGATGTTCATCGTGATCCTGGTGACGCTGACCGAAACCTCGGCGGATATCATCGCGGTCGGCGAAATCGTGGACACCAAGGTGGATTCGCGACGGATTGCAGCCGGACTGCGGGCGGATATGCTGTCCAGCGCCGTATCGCCCGTGTTCAACTCGTTCACGCAGAGCGCGTTTGCGCAGAACGTCGGCCTGGTGGCGATTACCGGCGTGCGGAGTCGATGGGTGGTCAGCGCGGGTGGACTGATTCTGGTCATCCTGGGTCTGTTGCCGATTCTCGGCCGGGTGGTCGCGGCCGTGCCGACATCGGTGCTGGGTGGAGCCGGCGTGGTGCTGTTCGGCACCGTCGCGGCGAGCGGAATCCGTACCCTGGCCAAGGTCGAGTACCGGAACAATATGAACTTGGTCGTGGTGGCCACCTCGATCGGCTTCGGCATGATTCCGATCGCGGCACCCACCTTCTACGACAAGTTCCCGGACTGGTTCTCCACCATTTTCCACTCCGGAATCAGCTCGGCGGCGATAATGGCGATTCTGCTCAACCTGCTGTTCAACCATCTCAAATTTGGCAACTCGGACAAGCAGTCGGTCTTCGTTGCCGGAACTGGACGTGTAGTCAGTGAAGCTGATCTCGCGGCGCTTGCCGACGGAGACCGGTTCGAAGGTGGCAAGCTGATCGATGCCAACGGCGTCGAGGTTGCGGTGGAATCCGCGGAACCAGTTGATGCCGAAAGTCCGGCCGCAGCGCGTTCCGGCGGTGTCCCGGCGGCCGACGAAAAGTCGGATCCCGAGGTGCCGGTACGGCCGGAACGGACGACATAG
- a CDS encoding MFS transporter, giving the protein MSSVSIHPSRSTSKDQRRVAFATIIGTTIEWYDFFIYANMAGLVFATLFFEPAGSEIGILISFASVGLSFLFRPLGAFLAGHYGDKIGRKAMLVLTLILMGGATTLIGVLPTYASAGVVAPVLLLLLRIVQGISAGGEWGGAVLMAVEHAPRGKRGRFGSYPQLGVPLGMLLASGVLALMSGVVSPGEAFVQWGWRVPFLISFVLIIVGYVVRKSVDESPVFEEIAEKKQQARVPIVELFRKHSLLVIIAALLFAGNNAAGYMTTGGYVLNYSTNPEGPLAMDRTEVLLAVTGSAALWFGFTLLSGFLADKIGRKNTYLIGFSCQVLTVFPLFWLINTGDIWSLFLGLALFTVGLGLSYGPQAALYSELFPASIRFSGVSISYALGAILGGAFAPTIATALVQATGTTTSVATYLLLLTLISIGAAVLIRDRKGIDLSIRNQAEQEVGATIFDKRRGIPAE; this is encoded by the coding sequence ATGAGCTCCGTCTCGATTCACCCGTCTCGTTCGACCAGCAAGGACCAGCGCCGGGTGGCGTTCGCCACCATAATCGGCACCACAATTGAGTGGTACGACTTCTTCATCTACGCGAACATGGCGGGCCTGGTCTTCGCGACCCTGTTCTTCGAACCTGCCGGCTCTGAGATCGGCATCCTGATCTCCTTTGCGTCAGTCGGATTGAGCTTCCTGTTCCGTCCCCTGGGCGCCTTCCTGGCCGGCCATTACGGCGACAAGATCGGCCGCAAGGCGATGCTGGTCCTTACGCTCATTCTGATGGGCGGCGCCACGACGCTTATCGGAGTTCTGCCGACCTATGCGAGTGCGGGCGTCGTCGCCCCGGTCCTCCTGCTGCTGCTTCGAATCGTGCAGGGCATATCCGCAGGCGGCGAATGGGGCGGCGCGGTGCTGATGGCGGTAGAGCATGCGCCCCGGGGGAAGCGAGGCCGGTTCGGGTCCTATCCGCAACTCGGTGTTCCGCTTGGCATGCTGCTTGCCTCGGGGGTACTGGCGCTGATGTCCGGTGTCGTCTCGCCCGGTGAGGCTTTTGTGCAATGGGGCTGGCGAGTGCCGTTCCTGATCAGCTTCGTTCTGATCATCGTTGGCTATGTGGTGCGAAAGTCTGTCGACGAAAGCCCTGTCTTCGAAGAGATCGCGGAGAAGAAGCAGCAGGCCCGGGTTCCGATTGTCGAGCTGTTCAGGAAACACTCGCTGCTGGTGATAATCGCCGCACTGCTGTTCGCCGGCAATAACGCCGCGGGCTACATGACGACCGGCGGCTACGTGCTCAACTACTCCACGAACCCCGAGGGGCCGCTCGCAATGGACCGCACCGAGGTCCTGCTCGCCGTGACAGGTTCAGCCGCTCTGTGGTTCGGATTCACCCTGCTCAGCGGATTCCTGGCAGACAAGATCGGTCGCAAGAACACCTACCTGATCGGTTTCAGCTGTCAGGTGCTGACAGTCTTCCCGCTGTTCTGGCTGATCAACACCGGTGACATCTGGTCTCTGTTCCTAGGCCTGGCGCTGTTCACCGTTGGGCTGGGGCTGAGCTATGGCCCGCAAGCTGCGTTGTATAGCGAGCTTTTCCCGGCGTCGATCCGTTTCTCCGGTGTCTCGATCTCTTACGCGCTTGGGGCGATACTGGGGGGAGCTTTCGCCCCAACGATCGCTACTGCGCTGGTTCAGGCGACCGGAACTACTACGTCCGTCGCCACGTACCTGTTGCTCCTCACGCTGATCTCCATCGGCGCGGCGGTGCTGATCCGCGATCGTAAGGGCATCGACCTAAGTATCAGGAACCAGGCGGAGCAGGAAGTCGGCGCGACCATCTTCGACAAGCGCCGTGGCATTCCTGCCGAGTGA
- a CDS encoding nucleoside deaminase, with product MTSPTDDQHVLSHALNLAVANVHDRGGPFGAVIVAADGSRHEGVNRVTADNDPTAHAEVSAIRNACQTLGTFDLTGATLYTSCEPCPMCLSSALWARVERVVFAADRHDAANAGFDDANFYDYFDIAVEDRPMPVRHLQTEEIKATAPFEAWNTLAARIDY from the coding sequence ATGACGTCGCCAACAGATGACCAGCACGTGCTTAGTCACGCACTCAATCTTGCAGTAGCCAATGTGCATGATCGCGGCGGCCCGTTCGGCGCAGTGATCGTCGCCGCAGACGGTTCGCGGCACGAAGGCGTGAACCGCGTCACCGCGGATAACGATCCGACCGCCCACGCGGAGGTGAGCGCTATTCGTAACGCCTGCCAGACCCTCGGCACCTTCGATCTGACCGGAGCGACGCTCTACACCAGCTGCGAGCCCTGTCCGATGTGCCTGTCTTCGGCACTCTGGGCGCGGGTCGAACGAGTAGTCTTTGCCGCCGACCGGCACGACGCGGCAAACGCCGGCTTCGACGACGCGAACTTCTACGACTACTTCGACATCGCCGTCGAAGACCGCCCGATGCCGGTCCGGCACCTGCAGACCGAGGAAATCAAGGCGACGGCTCCGTTTGAAGCGTGGAACACGCTCGCGGCCCGGATCGACTACTGA
- the uraH gene encoding hydroxyisourate hydrolase — MSQITTHILDAALGKPAEGVAIRLLDPAGDVLAEGRTDSDGRIGDLGPDRLEPGRYRLEFSTADYFAATDRDTFYPGVSIDFLVGDAGEHYHVPLLLSPFAYSTYRGS; from the coding sequence ATGAGTCAGATCACAACGCACATACTCGATGCCGCCCTGGGAAAGCCGGCGGAGGGTGTGGCTATCCGCCTGCTCGACCCGGCAGGAGACGTGCTTGCCGAGGGACGCACCGATAGCGACGGGCGGATCGGCGACCTCGGACCCGACCGGCTCGAACCCGGCCGTTACCGGCTGGAATTTTCAACCGCAGACTACTTCGCCGCCACGGATCGGGACACCTTCTACCCGGGAGTCAGCATCGATTTCCTGGTCGGCGACGCCGGCGAGCACTACCACGTGCCGCTGCTACTGAGCCCATTCGCCTATTCAACCTACCGAGGGAGTTAA
- a CDS encoding NCS2 family permease, with the protein MTLLAKTGEEEQPAGTQNPKLSRIDKFFQITERGSTIVREFRGGIVTFFTMAYIVILNPLILGGFGPDAAPVDVAGGWLPAAQVGAVTGLTAGVLTILFGLVANLPFGLAAGLGINSFLAVAVIGDVTWPEAMGLVAINGILIVVLGATGARTAIFRAVPKELKAAITVGIGLFIAFIGFVDSGFVQGTEGGPPVQLGDGGSISTVPTLVFVVALVCMGILMARKIQGGLLIGIIVATILAVIIEAVMKLGPSGPDNPGGWHLNPPVLPEKFVSIPDFGLIGQFSLFGAFERVGVLTATMLVFTLVFTNFFDAMGAMTGLAKSAGLADKSGQFPRLKSAFVIEGLGAVAGGVTSGSSNTVYVDSAAGIGEGARTGLASVVTGALFLGAMFFTPLTAVVPMEVAAAALVVVGALMMQQIREIKFAKFSIALPAFLTIVTMPLTYSIANGIGVGFISWVLIRGASGKARKIHPLLWVVAAGFVVYFARGPITAWLGG; encoded by the coding sequence ATGACACTCCTGGCGAAGACCGGCGAAGAGGAACAACCCGCCGGCACACAGAATCCGAAGCTTTCCCGGATCGACAAATTTTTCCAGATCACCGAACGCGGCTCCACAATCGTCCGCGAGTTCCGCGGCGGGATCGTCACATTCTTCACGATGGCGTACATCGTCATCCTCAATCCACTGATCCTCGGCGGCTTTGGCCCGGATGCTGCTCCCGTCGATGTCGCCGGCGGCTGGCTGCCCGCGGCACAAGTGGGCGCGGTTACCGGCCTCACTGCGGGCGTGCTGACCATCCTGTTCGGCCTGGTGGCCAATCTGCCCTTCGGCCTGGCCGCCGGGCTCGGGATCAACTCGTTCCTCGCCGTCGCGGTGATCGGCGACGTCACCTGGCCCGAGGCGATGGGCCTGGTAGCCATCAACGGCATCCTGATCGTGGTGCTCGGCGCCACGGGGGCCCGAACCGCGATCTTCCGTGCGGTTCCCAAGGAACTCAAGGCCGCCATCACAGTCGGCATCGGCCTGTTCATCGCCTTCATTGGTTTCGTCGATTCCGGCTTCGTGCAGGGCACGGAGGGCGGGCCGCCGGTGCAACTTGGAGACGGCGGCTCGATCTCCACGGTGCCGACCCTGGTCTTCGTCGTGGCATTGGTCTGCATGGGCATCCTGATGGCGCGGAAGATCCAGGGCGGACTGCTGATCGGCATCATCGTCGCCACGATCCTCGCGGTCATCATCGAGGCAGTAATGAAACTCGGCCCGTCGGGGCCGGACAATCCCGGTGGCTGGCACCTCAATCCTCCGGTACTGCCAGAAAAGTTCGTCTCGATCCCGGACTTCGGCCTGATCGGACAGTTCAGCCTGTTCGGCGCGTTCGAGCGGGTCGGCGTACTGACCGCGACCATGCTGGTCTTCACCCTGGTCTTCACCAACTTCTTCGATGCGATGGGCGCTATGACCGGCCTGGCCAAGAGCGCCGGCCTGGCGGACAAGAGCGGCCAGTTCCCCCGGCTGAAGTCGGCGTTCGTGATCGAGGGCCTCGGTGCAGTCGCTGGCGGAGTGACCTCCGGCTCCTCGAACACCGTCTACGTCGATTCGGCCGCCGGTATCGGCGAAGGCGCCCGGACCGGGCTGGCCTCGGTCGTCACCGGCGCGCTCTTCCTCGGCGCGATGTTCTTCACGCCGTTGACCGCCGTCGTACCGATGGAGGTCGCTGCGGCCGCCCTGGTCGTGGTCGGTGCCCTGATGATGCAGCAGATCCGGGAGATCAAATTCGCCAAGTTCTCGATCGCACTGCCGGCGTTCCTCACCATCGTCACCATGCCGCTGACCTATTCGATTGCCAACGGGATCGGCGTCGGCTTCATCAGCTGGGTGCTGATCCGCGGAGCCTCGGGCAAGGCCAGGAAGATCCACCCCTTGCTGTGGGTCGTCGCCGCAGGTTTCGTGGTCTACTTCGCCCGCGGGCCGATCACTGCATGGCTCGGCGGCTGA
- a CDS encoding CobW family GTP-binding protein, translated as MNALPKIPVTALTGFLGSGKTTLVNHILTAEHGRRIAVIENEFGEIDIDSDLVVSGDEKIIEMSNGCCLCCTARTDLIEILHDLLGRRERFDHILIETSGLADPNPVAQTFFVDDSVAENFGLDAIVTLVDAAHIEEHLDETGEHGVGAQAQDQIAFADRIVINKIDLVDEAKLGSVTRRVRSINASADILTSTYADIDLERILGIGAFDLTRTVTEDPSWLEEEHNHDPSLSSVGISLNGSLDRSSFESWLNTFIDARGGDVYRLKGLLAMHNDHRRIVVQGVHRMFELTPTSPWGQAERTSKLVIIGRELDRSEITEGLEGCLSS; from the coding sequence ATGAACGCACTGCCAAAGATCCCGGTCACAGCACTGACCGGCTTCCTCGGATCGGGCAAGACCACGCTGGTCAACCACATCCTCACAGCGGAGCACGGGCGGCGAATCGCGGTGATCGAGAACGAGTTCGGCGAGATCGATATCGACAGCGACCTCGTTGTCAGCGGCGACGAGAAGATCATCGAGATGAGCAATGGGTGTTGCCTGTGTTGTACGGCGCGCACCGACCTGATCGAGATCCTTCACGACCTGCTTGGTCGCCGTGAACGCTTCGACCACATCCTGATCGAGACCAGTGGCCTGGCCGACCCGAACCCGGTGGCTCAGACCTTCTTCGTCGACGACAGCGTGGCGGAGAACTTCGGATTGGACGCGATCGTCACTCTCGTCGACGCCGCGCACATTGAGGAGCATCTGGACGAGACAGGCGAACACGGCGTCGGCGCTCAGGCCCAGGATCAGATTGCGTTCGCCGACCGGATCGTTATCAACAAGATCGACCTCGTGGACGAGGCGAAGCTGGGCTCGGTCACCCGCCGGGTGCGCTCGATCAACGCCAGCGCGGATATCCTCACGTCGACGTACGCCGATATCGATCTCGAACGCATCCTTGGCATCGGAGCGTTCGACCTGACCCGCACAGTGACGGAAGACCCGTCGTGGCTGGAGGAAGAACACAACCACGATCCCTCGCTGTCCTCGGTGGGAATCAGCCTGAATGGTTCCTTGGACCGCTCGTCGTTCGAGAGCTGGCTGAACACGTTCATCGACGCGCGAGGGGGTGACGTGTACCGGCTCAAGGGGCTACTGGCCATGCACAACGATCACCGGCGCATCGTCGTCCAGGGCGTGCACCGAATGTTCGAGCTAACGCCGACAAGTCCGTGGGGCCAGGCCGAGCGCACTTCCAAACTGGTGATCATCGGCCGCGAACTCGATCGCTCCGAGATCACGGAGGGGCTGGAGGGATGCCTGTCCTCCTGA